The Pleuronectes platessa chromosome 23, fPlePla1.1, whole genome shotgun sequence genome contains a region encoding:
- the clcn5b gene encoding H(+)/Cl(-) exchange transporter 5 isoform X1 translates to MENPGYSTGSLDSLHRPSDDDDDEMVDIAGATLDFSSTEDEPPLSSDYEEYSSSRATGMNGHGPSKLVDPLEDPLPGVGTYEDFNTIDWVREKSKDRDRHREITNKSRQSKVALLLSVIDAFSGWLLMLLVGLMSGALAGGIDIAAHWLTDLKEGVCLEGFWFNHEHCCWTYNETTFEERDQCPQWQSWAELIAGTSKGGFAYFVNYLMYIFWALLFAFLAVALVRAFAPYACGSGIPEIKTILSGFIIRGYLGKWTLIIKTITLVLAVSSGLSLGKEGPLVHVACCCANILCHRFTKYRKNEAKRREVLSAAAAVGVSVAFGAPIGGVLFSLEEVSYYFPLKTLWRSFFAALVAAFTLRSINPFGNSRLVLFYVEFHAPWHLLELGPFILLGIFGGVWGALFIRANIAWCRRRKTTRLGHYPVTEVLVVTAITALIAFPNSYTRMSGAELISELFNDCSLLDSSQLCGYQQPTNISETGAGNSLADRPAAKGLLTALWQLALALIFKMVVTVITFGMKVPSGLFIPSMAVGAIAGRLLGVGMEQLAYYNHDWLIFKGWCSPGADCITPGLYAMVGAAACLGGVTRMTVSLVVIMFELTGGLEYIVPLMAATMTSKWVADAFGREGIYEAHIRLNGYPFLEAKEEFDHSSLAVDVMRPRRSDPALAMLTQEGMTVGEVEALVESTHYSGFPVVVSQESQRLVGFVLRRDLLISIDNARKRQEGVVSASHVVFTEHAPPQAEDGPPPLRLRGILDLSPFTVTDHTPMDITVDIFRKLGLRQCLVTHNGRLLGIITKKDILKHMAQIANRDPDSILFN, encoded by the exons ATGGAGAACCCTGGGTACAGCACCGGGAGCCTGGACAGCCTTCATCGCCCCAGtgacgatgacgacgatgaGATGGTGGACATAGCAGGAGCCACGCTGGACTTCTCCAGCACCGAGGACGAGCCTCCTCTCAGCTCAG attaTGAGgagtacagcagcagcagagccactGGTATGAACGGGCACGGTCCCAGTAAACTGGTGGACCCACTGGAAGACCCGCTGCCCGGAGTGGGAACCTACGAGGACTTCAACACCATCGACTGGGTCCGAGAGAAGAGCAAGGACCGGGACCGGCACCGAGAG ATCACCAATAAGAGCCGGCAGTCGAAAGTGGCTCTGCTGCTCAGCGTCATCGATGCCTTCTCCGGGTGGCTGCTCATGCTGCTGGTGGGACTCATGTCAg gCGCCCTCGCCGGCGGCATCGACATCGCAGCCCATTGGCTGACGGACCTGAAGGAGGGCGTGTGTCTCGAGGGCTTCTGGTTTAACCACGAGCACTGCTGCTGGACGTACAACGAGACCACGTTCGAGGAGCGGGACCAGTGTCCCCAGTGGCAGAGCTGGGCCGAGCTCATAGCCGGGACGTCAAAG GGGGGGTTTGCTTACTTCGTCAACTATCTGATGTACATCTTCTGGGCGCTGCTCTTCGCCTTCCTGGCCGTCGCTCTGGTCAGGGCCTTCGCTCCCTACGCATGTGGCTCCGGGATACCTGAG ATAAAAACCATCCTGAGTGGCTTCATCATCCGCGGCTACCTGGGGAAGTGGACCCTCATCATCAAGACCATCACCCTGGTCCTGGCCGTCTCCTCGGGGCTCAGTCTGGGGAAGGAGGGCCCCCTGGTGCACGTGGCCTGCTGCTGCGCCAACATACTGTGTCACCGGTTCACCAAATACCGGAAGAACGAGGCCAAGCGGAGAGAG GTTCTATCGGCGGCGGCGGCTGTGGGCGTGTCCGTGGCGTTCGGCGCTCCCATTGGAGGAGTCCTCTTCAGCCTGGAGGAG gTGAGTTATTACTTCCCCCTGAAGACCCTGTGGCGTTCCTTCTTCGCCGCGCTGGTCGCCGCCTTCACTCTGCGCTCCATCAACCCGTTTGGGAACAGCCGCCTGGTGCTGTTCTATGTGGAGTTCCACGCCCCCTGGCACCTGCTGGAGCTGGGCCCCTTCATCCTGCTGGGGATCTTCGGAGGCGTCTGGGGGGCGTTGTTCATCAGGGCCAACATCGCCTGGTGCCGGAGAC gtAAAACCACTCGACTGGGACACTACCCGGTCACAGAGGTGCTGGTGGTCACCGCCATCACCGCCCTGATCGCCTTCCCCAACAGTTACACCAGGATGAGCGGCGCcgagctgatctcagagctgttcAACGACTGCTCGCTGCTCGACTCCTCTCAGCTCTGTGGATACCAGCAG CCGACCAACATATCAGAAACAGGTGCAGGGAACAGCCTGGCGGACCGGCCTGCAGCAAAGGGTCTCCTCACCGCTCTGTGGCAGCTGGCCTTGGCCTTGATATTCAAGATGGTGGTCACCGTCATCACCTTCGGCATGAAG GTTCCCTCTGGTCTCTTCATTCCCAGCATGGCAGTGGGAGCCATCGCCGGCCGACTGCTGGGTGTCGGCATGGAGCAGCTGGCCTACTACAACCACGACTGGCTCATCTTTAAAGGGTGGTGCTCGCCGGGGGCGGACTGCATCACACCGGGGCTCTACGCCATGGTCGGGGCGGCTGCGTGTCTAG GTGGCGTGACTCGTATGACTGTGTCCCTGGTGGTCATCATGTTCGAGCTGACAGGCGGGCTGGAGTACATCGTGCCCCTCATGGCCGCAACCATGACCAGCAAATGGGTGGCAGATGCTTTCGGCCGGGAGGGAATCTACGAG GCCCACATCCGGCTGAACGGTTACCCCTTCCTGGAGGCCAAGGAGGAGTTCGACCACAGCAGCCTGGCCGTGGACGTGATGAGGCCCAGGAGGTCGGACCCGGCGCTGGCCATGCTCACGCAGGAGGGCATGACTGTGGGGGAGGTGGAG gcgCTGGTGGAGAGCACGCACTACAGTGGGTTCCCTGTGGTCGTGTCCCAGGAGTCCCAGCGGCTCGTGGGCTTTGTGCTGAGGAGAGACCTGCTCATATCAATAG aCAACGCCCGGAAGCGGCAGGAAGGAGTGGTCAGCGCCTCCCACGTGGTTTTCACCGAGCACGCCCCCCCCCAGGCGGAGGACGGCCCCCCTCCTCTGCGCCTCCGAGGGATCCTGGACCTCAGCCCCTTCACGGTCACCGACCACACGCCCATGGACATCACCGTGGACATCTTCAGGAAGTTGGGGCTGCGCCAATGTCTGGTCACACATAACGG
- the clcn5b gene encoding H(+)/Cl(-) exchange transporter 5 isoform X2, producing MVWEFWTTQLDEEELVENNYEEYSSSRATGMNGHGPSKLVDPLEDPLPGVGTYEDFNTIDWVREKSKDRDRHREITNKSRQSKVALLLSVIDAFSGWLLMLLVGLMSGALAGGIDIAAHWLTDLKEGVCLEGFWFNHEHCCWTYNETTFEERDQCPQWQSWAELIAGTSKGGFAYFVNYLMYIFWALLFAFLAVALVRAFAPYACGSGIPEIKTILSGFIIRGYLGKWTLIIKTITLVLAVSSGLSLGKEGPLVHVACCCANILCHRFTKYRKNEAKRREVLSAAAAVGVSVAFGAPIGGVLFSLEEVSYYFPLKTLWRSFFAALVAAFTLRSINPFGNSRLVLFYVEFHAPWHLLELGPFILLGIFGGVWGALFIRANIAWCRRRKTTRLGHYPVTEVLVVTAITALIAFPNSYTRMSGAELISELFNDCSLLDSSQLCGYQQPTNISETGAGNSLADRPAAKGLLTALWQLALALIFKMVVTVITFGMKVPSGLFIPSMAVGAIAGRLLGVGMEQLAYYNHDWLIFKGWCSPGADCITPGLYAMVGAAACLGGVTRMTVSLVVIMFELTGGLEYIVPLMAATMTSKWVADAFGREGIYEAHIRLNGYPFLEAKEEFDHSSLAVDVMRPRRSDPALAMLTQEGMTVGEVEALVESTHYSGFPVVVSQESQRLVGFVLRRDLLISIDNARKRQEGVVSASHVVFTEHAPPQAEDGPPPLRLRGILDLSPFTVTDHTPMDITVDIFRKLGLRQCLVTHNGRLLGIITKKDILKHMAQIANRDPDSILFN from the exons ATGGTGTGGGAGTTCTGGACCACGCAGCTGGAcgaggaggagctggtggagaaca attaTGAGgagtacagcagcagcagagccactGGTATGAACGGGCACGGTCCCAGTAAACTGGTGGACCCACTGGAAGACCCGCTGCCCGGAGTGGGAACCTACGAGGACTTCAACACCATCGACTGGGTCCGAGAGAAGAGCAAGGACCGGGACCGGCACCGAGAG ATCACCAATAAGAGCCGGCAGTCGAAAGTGGCTCTGCTGCTCAGCGTCATCGATGCCTTCTCCGGGTGGCTGCTCATGCTGCTGGTGGGACTCATGTCAg gCGCCCTCGCCGGCGGCATCGACATCGCAGCCCATTGGCTGACGGACCTGAAGGAGGGCGTGTGTCTCGAGGGCTTCTGGTTTAACCACGAGCACTGCTGCTGGACGTACAACGAGACCACGTTCGAGGAGCGGGACCAGTGTCCCCAGTGGCAGAGCTGGGCCGAGCTCATAGCCGGGACGTCAAAG GGGGGGTTTGCTTACTTCGTCAACTATCTGATGTACATCTTCTGGGCGCTGCTCTTCGCCTTCCTGGCCGTCGCTCTGGTCAGGGCCTTCGCTCCCTACGCATGTGGCTCCGGGATACCTGAG ATAAAAACCATCCTGAGTGGCTTCATCATCCGCGGCTACCTGGGGAAGTGGACCCTCATCATCAAGACCATCACCCTGGTCCTGGCCGTCTCCTCGGGGCTCAGTCTGGGGAAGGAGGGCCCCCTGGTGCACGTGGCCTGCTGCTGCGCCAACATACTGTGTCACCGGTTCACCAAATACCGGAAGAACGAGGCCAAGCGGAGAGAG GTTCTATCGGCGGCGGCGGCTGTGGGCGTGTCCGTGGCGTTCGGCGCTCCCATTGGAGGAGTCCTCTTCAGCCTGGAGGAG gTGAGTTATTACTTCCCCCTGAAGACCCTGTGGCGTTCCTTCTTCGCCGCGCTGGTCGCCGCCTTCACTCTGCGCTCCATCAACCCGTTTGGGAACAGCCGCCTGGTGCTGTTCTATGTGGAGTTCCACGCCCCCTGGCACCTGCTGGAGCTGGGCCCCTTCATCCTGCTGGGGATCTTCGGAGGCGTCTGGGGGGCGTTGTTCATCAGGGCCAACATCGCCTGGTGCCGGAGAC gtAAAACCACTCGACTGGGACACTACCCGGTCACAGAGGTGCTGGTGGTCACCGCCATCACCGCCCTGATCGCCTTCCCCAACAGTTACACCAGGATGAGCGGCGCcgagctgatctcagagctgttcAACGACTGCTCGCTGCTCGACTCCTCTCAGCTCTGTGGATACCAGCAG CCGACCAACATATCAGAAACAGGTGCAGGGAACAGCCTGGCGGACCGGCCTGCAGCAAAGGGTCTCCTCACCGCTCTGTGGCAGCTGGCCTTGGCCTTGATATTCAAGATGGTGGTCACCGTCATCACCTTCGGCATGAAG GTTCCCTCTGGTCTCTTCATTCCCAGCATGGCAGTGGGAGCCATCGCCGGCCGACTGCTGGGTGTCGGCATGGAGCAGCTGGCCTACTACAACCACGACTGGCTCATCTTTAAAGGGTGGTGCTCGCCGGGGGCGGACTGCATCACACCGGGGCTCTACGCCATGGTCGGGGCGGCTGCGTGTCTAG GTGGCGTGACTCGTATGACTGTGTCCCTGGTGGTCATCATGTTCGAGCTGACAGGCGGGCTGGAGTACATCGTGCCCCTCATGGCCGCAACCATGACCAGCAAATGGGTGGCAGATGCTTTCGGCCGGGAGGGAATCTACGAG GCCCACATCCGGCTGAACGGTTACCCCTTCCTGGAGGCCAAGGAGGAGTTCGACCACAGCAGCCTGGCCGTGGACGTGATGAGGCCCAGGAGGTCGGACCCGGCGCTGGCCATGCTCACGCAGGAGGGCATGACTGTGGGGGAGGTGGAG gcgCTGGTGGAGAGCACGCACTACAGTGGGTTCCCTGTGGTCGTGTCCCAGGAGTCCCAGCGGCTCGTGGGCTTTGTGCTGAGGAGAGACCTGCTCATATCAATAG aCAACGCCCGGAAGCGGCAGGAAGGAGTGGTCAGCGCCTCCCACGTGGTTTTCACCGAGCACGCCCCCCCCCAGGCGGAGGACGGCCCCCCTCCTCTGCGCCTCCGAGGGATCCTGGACCTCAGCCCCTTCACGGTCACCGACCACACGCCCATGGACATCACCGTGGACATCTTCAGGAAGTTGGGGCTGCGCCAATGTCTGGTCACACATAACGG